Proteins from a single region of Nerophis ophidion isolate RoL-2023_Sa linkage group LG08, RoL_Noph_v1.0, whole genome shotgun sequence:
- the LOC133557073 gene encoding tumor necrosis factor receptor superfamily member 13B, giving the protein MGAACPAGQYWDSLVKTCLPCIIMCQQPLVVTRCTDYCALADCATLPGHYYDALLKKCVTCSYVCGRHPTQCSQHCEASSVPVTPKNVLVRVPSRLPNPSGLSVQDSSVLVYSLMALCMGLLLASLSVALAIFLRRSKARRSTDQERVNKAGQGVAQRGPKDCVARLSRAADGTRPTETSVCVHCFPDFTAVDDERPHRAPLTHNVLNHTRIQHQCPLWTADRSHTPTLEVQGGPMVG; this is encoded by the exons ATGGGAGCTGCTTGCCCTGCAGGCCAGTACTGGGATAGCTTGGTTAAAACATGTCTTCCCTGCATCATAATGTGTCAGCAACCACTGGTTGTTACCAGATGCACCGACTACTGTG CGTTAGCAGATTGTGCGACACTGCCTGGACATTACTATGATGCACTTCTGAAGAAATGTGTGACCTGTTCCTATGTTTGTGGCAGACATCCAACACAGTGCTCCCAACACTGTGAAG CTTCATCTGTTCCAGTTACCCCAAAAAATGTCCTGGTTCGAGTCCCTTCACGCCTCCCGAATCCCAGTGGGCTCTCGGTGCAAGACTCCAGCGTCCTGGTCTACTCCCTCATGGCCCTCTGCATGGGGCTGCTGCTGGCCAGCCTGTCTGTTGCCTTGGCCATTTTCCTGAGAAGAAGCAAAGCCAGAAGGAGCACCGACCAGGAGCGTGTCAACAAGGCGGGCCAGGGAGTCGCTCAGCGAGGACCTAAAG ATTGTGTCGCACGCCTTAGCAGAGCTGCAGACGGGACCAGACCTACTGAGACATCTGTTTGTGTCCATTGCTTCCCCGATTTCACAGCAGTCGACGATGAGAGGCCTCACAGAGCACCTCTGACGCACAACGTCCTGAACCACACCCGAATTCAACACCAATGTCCTCTGTGGACTGCAGACAGGTCTCATACTCCCACACTGGAGGTGCAGGGGGGGCCAATGGTGGGGTGA